Proteins encoded in a region of the Misgurnus anguillicaudatus chromosome 9, ASM2758022v2, whole genome shotgun sequence genome:
- the tlcd1 gene encoding TLC domain-containing protein 1 has product METWLNEVQKHPVIYVLCCSVVFRILHKLLQTVHRPIIVDTDPWKSWKWKNLSVSLVHSLLTGTWAVTCVIQHPVMVHEIRSTYTPDSYLLIVISSGYFIQDAGDIIFSGYAKASWEFLLHHVLVIWCFLYAVFTHQYVAGAVVALFVEVNSVFLHTRLLLKLAKVSYDSSLYHINKLLNVVTYVVFRLGAQFYLTWYIIHHFSSLDHALYFLVTMVLMNIMMLIYFYRLLCTDFLSKHRPDRSAKKFADD; this is encoded by the exons ATGGAAACATGGCTGAATGAAGTCCAGAAGCATCCAGTCATCTATGTGCTGTGCTGCTCTGTGGTCTTCAGGATCCTTCACAAGTTACTACAGACTGTGCACCGTCCCATCATTGTGGACACAGATCCCTGGAAGTCATGGAAGTGGAAAAACCTTTCAGTATCACTCGTCCACTCACTGCTGACTGGCACTTGGGCTGTTACCTG TGTAATACAGCATCCGGTGATGGTTCATGAAATCCGCTCTACCTATACGCCTGATTCCTACCTGCTTATCGTCATCTCATCTG GGTACTTCATTCAGGATGCTGGCGACATTATCTTTAGTGGGTATGCAAAAGCATCTTGGGAATTTCTGCTTCACCATGTTTTG GTGATCTGGTGTTTCCTGTACGCCGTGTTCACACATCAATATGTGGCAGGTGCAGTTGTGGCCTTGTTTGTGGAGGTGAACAGTGTGTTCTTACACACACGTTTATTGCTGAAACTGGCTAAAGTGTCTTATGATTCGTCTCTCTACCATATTAACAAACTGCTTAACGTGGTGACCTATGTAGTCTTCCGGCTTGGAGCGCAGTTTTACTTGACTTGGTACATCATACATCACTTCTCATCACTGGATCATGCTTTATACTTCCTAGTAACTATGGTCCTCATGAACATCATGATGCTCATCTATTTTTACCGCCTGCTGTGCACTGACTTTTTATCCAAGCACCGCCCTGACAGAAGCGCTAAGAAATTTGCTGATGACTAA